A DNA window from Theobroma cacao cultivar B97-61/B2 chromosome 5, Criollo_cocoa_genome_V2, whole genome shotgun sequence contains the following coding sequences:
- the LOC18600444 gene encoding sucrose nonfermenting 4-like protein: protein MFASGPETGQENSGVSGPLLIPMRFVWPYGGRRVFLSGSFTRWSEHIPMSPMEGCPTVFQVICSLSPGYHQFKFYVDGEWRHDEHQPFVNGNYGVVNTVFIAREPDMVPPTSSPETPGRSNMDVDDVFIRSEPVPTISDTDLEVSRHRISAFLSRHTAYELLPESGKVIALDVNIAVKQAFHILHEQGIPVAPLWDSCKGQFVGVLSALDFILILRELGNHGSNLTEEELETHTISAWKEGKVQLSRQIDGSARSYPRCLVHAGPYDSLKDVALKILKGKVATVPITHSSAQDGSFPQLLHLATLSEILKCICRHFKHSSSSLPILQQPICSIPLGTWVPKIGESNGRPLAMLRPNASLGAALSLLVQAEVSSIPIVDENDSLLDIYSRSDITALANNKAYAQIHLDEMSIHQALQLGQDANSFNGQRCQMCLRSDTLHKVMERLANPGARRLVIVEAGSKRVEGIISLSDVFRFLLGV from the exons ATGTTCGCTTCTGGTCCAGAAACTGGCCAAGAAAATAGTGGAGTTTCAGGGCCACTTTTGATTCCAATGCGCTTTGTATGGCCTTATGGGGGAAGGAGAGTGTTTCTCAGTGGCTCCTTTACTAG GTGGTCAGAGCATATACCTATGTCTCCAATGGAGGGTTGCCCCACtgtatttcaagttatttgtAGCTTGAGCCCTGGATATCATCAG TTTAAGTTTTATGTTGATGGAGAATGGCGGCATGACGAGCACCAGCCATTTGTAAATGGTAATTACGGTGTAGTAAACACCGTCTTTATAGCTAGGGAACCAGATATGGTTCCTCCAACGTCTAGTCCTGAGACTCCTGGTAGATCCAACATGGATGTTGATGATGTTTTTATTCGTTCG GAACCAGTTCCAACAATATCAGATACTGATTTAGAGGTCTCTCGTCATCGTATATCTGCTTTCTTGTCAAGACACACTGCATATGAGTTGCTTCCAGAGTCAGGCAAG GTTATAGCCTTGGATGTTAATATAGCCGTGAAGCAAGCATTCCATATTCTGCATGAACAg GGAATTCCAGTGGCTCCTCTCTGGGATTCTTGCAAGGGTCAGTTTGTTGGAGTTCTTAGTGCATTAGACTTTATTCTTATCCTAAGAGAG CTGGGGAATCATGGTTCGAATTTGACAGAGGAAGAATTAGAGACACACACAATATCAGCTTGGAAAGAGGGAAAGGTGCAGCTTAGCAGACAGATTGATGGCAGCGCAAGATCATATCCTAGATGTCTTGTTCAT GCTGGGCCTTATGATTCTTTGAAGGATGTTGCTCTGAAGATTTTGAAGGGTAAGGTGGCTACGGTTCCCATCACTCATTCTTCGGCACAAGATGGTTCATTTCCACAGCTGCTGCATCTTGCCACATTGTCTGAAATACTAAAAT GTATATGCAGACATTTTAAACATTCTTCTAGCTCCTTGCCCATTCTTCAGCAACCAATTTGTTCAATTCCCTTGGGTACTTGGGTACCAAAAATTGGGGAATCAAATGGTCGGCCATTGGCAATGCTGCGGCCAAACGCCTCTCTTGGTGCTGCCTTATCGTTGTTAGTTCAAG CCGAGGTTAGTTCGATACCAATAGTGGATGAGAATGACTCATTGCTTGATATATATTCACGAAG TGATATAACCGCTTTGGCAAATAATAAAGCTTATGCACAGATTCATCTTGATGAAATGAGTATACATCAG GCCTTGCAACTGGGTCAAGATGCAAACtctttcaatggtcaaagatGTCAGATGTGTCTACGATCAGATACCTTGCACAAAGTGATGGAGCGGTTGGCAAATCCTG GGGCTAGGAGACTTGTGATTGTGGAGGCTGGCAGCAAGCGAGTAGAAGGAATTATTTCATTGAGTGATGTGTTTAGGTTCTTGCTTGGTGTTTAG
- the LOC18600445 gene encoding 40S ribosomal protein S27-2 — protein MVLQNDVDLLNPPAELEKKKHKLKRLVQSPNSFFMDVKCQGCFNITTVFSHSQTVVVCGNCQTVLCQPTGGRARLTEGCSFRKKGD, from the exons ATG GTTCTTCAAAACGATGTCGATTTGCTGAATCCTCCAGCAGAGCTTGAGAAGAAGAAGCACAAACTCAAGCGTCTGGTTCAGTCGCCCAATTCTTTCTTCATG GATGTGAAATGTCAAGGCTGCTTCAACAT AACAACTGTGTTTAGCCACTCTCAAACCGTGGTGGTGTGTGGTAACTGCCAGACTGTTCTTTGCCAGCCTACAGGAGGTAGAGCCAGACTCACCGAGGGATGCTCTTTCCGGAAAAAGGGGGACTAA